A segment of the Agromyces sp. H17E-10 genome:
GGTCGAGCGCAACGAGGTCGACGTCGTGTTCGACCTCGCCGTCATCCCGCTGCCGACCTCGCTCACGTTCCCGGCGTGGACCGTGCAGACCAACGTCGGCATCGCGACGACGTTCTGCGAGATCGTCCGCCGGGGCCTGATCGAGCGTCTCGTGCACGTGTCGAGCTCTGAGGCCTACGGCTCGGCGCGATACGTCCCGATGGACGAGCAGCACCCGCACGACGCGATCACGCCGTACGCCGCGAGCAAGTCGGCCGCCGACCACATCATCGAGTCGTACGTGCAGACGTTCGGCATCGACGCGACCGTCATCCGGCCGTTCAACAACATCGGACCCCGCCAGAACCCCGGAAGCTACGCGGGCATCATCCCGATCGTGGTCCGGCGCGTGCTCGAGGACCGGCCGATCGAGATCTTCGGCGACGGCGAGCAGACGCGCGACTTCACGTACGTCAAGGAGACCGCCGACCTGATCGCCCGCATCCACGACGAGCCTCGCTGCCGCGGGCAGGTCCTCAACGTCGCGACCGGAGTGGAGACGTCGGTGAACGACCTCGTCCGCCGCATCCTCGCCATCATGGACCGCCCCGACCACCCCGTCGTCCACACCGACGAGCGCCCCGGCGACGTTCGCCGCCACTGCGCCGACGTCACGAAGCTGACCGGAATCCTCGGCCACGCGCCGACGCCGCTCTCCGACGACGCGCTGGCCAGCACGATCGACTGGTACCGCGGAGTCCTTGCATGAG
Coding sequences within it:
- a CDS encoding dTDP-glucose 4,6-dehydratase, which gives rise to MSVRSKSVLVTGGAGFIGSHLVDRLIRDEPSKITVVDNFFLGNEDNLRDAVIARPDIEVVRLDAADLAAMQDVVERNEVDVVFDLAVIPLPTSLTFPAWTVQTNVGIATTFCEIVRRGLIERLVHVSSSEAYGSARYVPMDEQHPHDAITPYAASKSAADHIIESYVQTFGIDATVIRPFNNIGPRQNPGSYAGIIPIVVRRVLEDRPIEIFGDGEQTRDFTYVKETADLIARIHDEPRCRGQVLNVATGVETSVNDLVRRILAIMDRPDHPVVHTDERPGDVRRHCADVTKLTGILGHAPTPLSDDALASTIDWYRGVLA